The Anabas testudineus chromosome 11, fAnaTes1.2, whole genome shotgun sequence genome has a segment encoding these proteins:
- the galnt12 gene encoding polypeptide N-acetylgalactosaminyltransferase 12, with the protein MAVCGRRSRPKLWFILFAGTLVGFLIFFRHNSGDVSAANRREAPVEVVVENDQLQKPVYEKPPLDLGAPGEMGRPVRLNLEGEEKRKEEESIQVNKINIYVSDKVSLHRRLPERWNPLCRDLQYDYRSLPTTSVVIAFYNEAWSTLLRTVHSVLETTPDILLKEVVLVDDYSDRAHLKEPLEQYISGLRKVHLIRATKREGLVRARLLGASITTGDVLTFLDCHCECHKGWLEPLLHRIKEEPTAVVCPVIDVIDWNTFEYLGNSGEPQIGGFDWRLVFTWHSVPEYEQKRRRSPTDVIRSPTMAGGLFAVGKNYFHYLGTYDTGMEVWGGENLEFSFRIWQCGGSLEVHPCSHVGHVFPKNAPYSRNKALANSVRAAEVWLDEYKEVYYHRNPHARLEAFGDVTERRELRKKLGCKNFKWFLDNVYPDLQVPEDQPGMFGMLKNRGKANYCFDYNPVDENVVVGQRVILYHCHGMGQNQFFELSMDGEIRYNTREPSGCVAGDNISTYLTLHSCRKRGQPLPADQKFILREDGSLYHVASQKCVQALDNTDNGKPAPSLQPCSDSLHQKWFFEERM; encoded by the exons ATGGCAGTCTGCGGAAGAAGATCACGACCCAAGCTGTGGTTTATTCTCTTCGCTGGCACTTTAGTAGGATTTCTAATATTCTTTAGACACAACTCCGGGGACGTAAGCGCAGCAAATCGACGAGAGGCCCCCGTGGAAGTAGTGGTAGAAAATGACCAGCTTCAGAAACCCGTCTACGAGAAGCCCCCCCTGGATTTAGGTGCCCCGGGTGAAATGGGGAGACCTGTAAGACTGAACctggaaggagaggagaagagaaaagaagaggaaagtaTCCAAGTGAATAAGATTAATATATATGTCAGTGATAAAGTGTCACTACATCGCAGGCTGCCAGAGAGATGGAACCCACT TTGTAGAGATCTACAGTACGACTATCGGTCCCTGCCAACAACCTCTGTGGTGATCGCCTTCTATAATGAAGCTTGGTCCACCTTGCTGAGGACAGTCCACAGCGTGCTGGAGACAACCCCTGACATCCTGCTAAAAGAAGTGGTGCTTGTGGATGACTACAGCGATAGAG CTCATCTGAAGGAACCGTTGGAACAGTACATCTCAGGTTTGAGGAAGGTGCACCTGATCCGAGCCACAAAGAGGGAGGGGTTGGTGCGGGCCAGGTTGCTAGGGGCATCCATTACCACGGGTGATGTGCTGACCTTCCTGGATTGTCACTGTGAGTGTCACAAGGGCTGGTTAGAGCCCTTGCTCCACAG AATCAAAGAGGAGCCAACAGCTGTTGTGTGTCCTGTCATTGACGTCATCGACTGGAATACCTTTGAGTATTTAGGCAACTCCGGAGAACCTCAGATTGGGGGGTTTGATTGGCGGTTGGTCTTCACCTGGCACTCTGTCCCAGAATATGAGCAGAAACGCCGCCGCTCACCCACTGATGTCATCAG GTCTCCTACCATGGCAGGTGGCCTGTTTGCTGTGGGCAAGAACTACTTCCATTATCTGGGTACATATGACACAGGGATGGAGGTGTGGGGAGGAGAGAACCTGGAGTTCTCCTTTAGG atttggCAGTGTGGAGGCAGCCTGGAGGTCCACCCATGCTCCCATGTGGGTCATGTGTTTCCTAAAAACGCCCCTTACTCACGGAACAAAGCCCTGGCAAACAGTGTGAGAGCTGCTGAGGTCTGGTTGGATGAATATAAAGAGGTCTACTACCATCGTAACCCACATGCACGACTG GAGGCCTTCGGAGATGTGACAGAGCGGAGGGAGCTTAGAAAGAAGCTGGGTTGTAAGAACTTCAAGTGGTTTTTGGATAATGTTTACCCTGATCTTCAAGTCCCAGAGGATCAGCCAGGCATGTTTGGAATG CTGAAAAACCGGGGCAAGGCCAACTACTGCTTTGACTACAATCCTGTAGATGAAAACGTTGTGGTGGGCCAGAGGGTCATCCTCTACCATTGTCATGGCATGGGACAAAACCAG TTCTTTGAACTCTCCATGGATGGAGAGATTCGCTATAACACACGGGAACCTTCTGGATGTGTTGCGGGTGACAACATCAGCACCTACCTGACTCTCCACTCATGCAGAAAACGAGGCCAACCTCTGCCTGCAGATCAGAAATTTATCCTTCGTGAG GATGGGAGTCTGTACCATGTGGCGAGCCAGAAGTGTGTTCAGGCATTAGACAATACCGACAATGGAAAACCAGCCCCCTCACTGCAACCCTGCTCTGACAGCCTCCACCAAAAATGGTTCTTTGAGGAGAGAATGTGA